Below is a window of Brassica napus cultivar Da-Ae chromosome A5, Da-Ae, whole genome shotgun sequence DNA.
ATCATCATTTATTTTAcctctaaatatatatttcactcaacataaatttatatttttaaaaaataaaccttACCCTAAGAGATTAGTATATACTTATCGTCTCATCTTGTATCATAGAAAGCTAGttgttcacaaaaaaaaaaaaaaaaaagaaagctaaagaaCACCATGGAGGAGTAAACTAGTTATTCAGTTTTATTCATTGTTTCCCTCAACCATTCATAATTAAATCTGGAAATCCTGTGAATGTCGAATTAatcatcccttatatattaaaaaagaagcattgtaataaatgtattcacactataatagacacgtggcagcctcacaatgatttgataataaatatgctaacgcgttcacactatattcataaatgtgttcacactaataaaactttggatttttcggtttgaatcaaaacaaataacgaatcaaaagctaaactatatatatatatatatatatatatatatatatatatatatatatatatatatatatatatatatatatatatatattatttttattgtttaccgATAAAGTGaggtaaaatatttataagttttgattcaattcgttatccgttttgaattgaaccaaaaaatatggatatctgTAACTCTACGAAgtaaatcaaaaactaaaatacaattaaaaaaagcaaatcacaataccaatatttttaggagtGATTATCAAATTCGATcttttatatgcatatatatacatatatgtacatatatatatatatatatatatatatatatatatatatatatatatatatatatatatatatatgttatatatattatagtttatatacgttttacaatattttaatgaattaaatttattttattaggtattaaaatttaaaaagtaaataatattttatttttgtaataaaacgttattattaattttttaattatttttaaaattttattacggatcaaatcagatattctttaaaattctaaatcatttcggATATCATAGTCACCGAATATCCAAGTGGCTAAAGATTGAATCGACAAGAATGCCTCCAAATACTCGGATATTCGATCTGTGCCCACCTCTATTTACAGATACAGttgattttttatatgaaaaaaattcactaatgtcccaggcctttttaatttttaattaattttaattttttctttcatgtattatttagaacaaaaatgtcatttaattaattaacaatatctttatatatttctcatttatttttatatacttttacgtacacatacatgtgcaccttgatgtgagcactttataattatttaccactactgaagtatctatttttttttttggaagttgaaatattttttttcttaatgcttatttcactaccgaccaaattgtagtgaaacgattagtcttaataattttcttttctttttcttgaactattatccgtttacaaactataatatgaaaccattggttcgacatgacgattatctaaaatttataacatgaaaataaacaaataataataatttttggtttttaccgaaaaaaactaaaaaatcaaacattctaacagaataaaccaaaaaataatttaaaaccgaaccaatatccagattaaacagatttaatatgtttttattaaaaataatgaaattaataatcacatcccgcgcaaggcaCAGATAATTACCTAGTTAGAGTAATTAATCGACCCGTATAGTTAATTAAATCATTGAACATATAGCATGCATACCTACCCAAATCCCCCTATTATACGAAGCACATGATTGAGTaacacaagaaagaaaaaaacctactttaagtaataaattaattaatcaagATGGATTAACAGTATAATAAacttatcccctatatattaattgagaagcatttgaaaagatgtaacctcaattttgtattaattaaaaaagaccCCTTGCTTATGTGGCAcatctaaatgccttctaaatctATTTTCTAAGAATTCTAAAGCACATAATATAAACTATAGTTTAATCTAAAGTTGTCCCATTTTTCCATAAGTATATAACACtatagaacattatattaacctaaaatataagaagtatatattctttccttaaataaaagctacggaattacctaatatgatttacatatataaggcaataaatgattatgattaataaagatttgataacaattttgcatctttcttctttttgtttaattttatattatttaaaaaattaaacaatcacagtaaacatataataaaaataaatagattttctcttatatgttatattttgaattttttaaaataattttaaattacaaaaatgagaaaactttatatgttatatatattttttttaaacggctTTAAagtacaaaaatgaggacaccttatatgttatatttttcttatatgttatattttgaattttttaaaatgactttaaattacaaaaatgtaagttttcctaaAGTAtacattaaaaacattaaaatgacatgtatcaattcgatggttggtctgaaagctttcaaaaccatatggaagataaaagtcaaaatagttcaactgtggaaacaatactgttcacttttttcaagaatatgttcgatggaaaaaataaggtttttatgtcataatttgtttaatgtccactagagaacattatactaacctaaaatataagaagtgtgtattctttccttaaataaaagctacgaaattacctaatatgatttacatatatatgacaattaatgattatgaataataaagatttgataacaatttttgcatccttcttacttttgttttattttatattattaaaaaacaatcacattaaccatataataaaaaaacagattttttcttatatgttatattttttattttttaaaatgactttaaattacaaaaatgaagaaaccttatatgttatatatatatattttaaacaacttttaaaataCGAAAAATGatgacaccttatatgttatatttttcttatatgttagactttttcttatatgttatattttgaattttttaaaacaactttaaattataaaaatgtaagtttttcttaagtatatgattaaaaatataaaaatgacatgtatcaattcgatggttgatgtgaaagctttcaaaaccatatggaagataaaagtcaaaataattcaactgtgaaaacaatactgttcatttttttcaagaatgtgttcgatgaaaaaaataaggtttttatgtcataatttgtttaatgtccaatccgatcaacccatgataaattaattatagttttgttccataatttttaataaaaattgattcgataataaattatataataacaacaaaaaatattgtatatgtataaataaaatgatcaaatatataaattatcgataatatatacaaataaacttaccctgcgcaaggcgcagtTCTTATCCTAGTAATGAATTTAAAAATGACGCGGACTAAAGTGAAAGAAGAATATGGCAAGCTCATATATATTCCTTTCTTTTTCACCACGTCGCTTCACTATTATTATCATCTTCTCTCCCGAATCAATCATCTTCTCCAGTAACATCtccttctctctgtctcttcaACCCCGCGTTTTCTCACTGGTATGAGGTATCTCTCTCctccctctttctctctatcagtGATGGGCCTAACTCACAGCTAGCTCTAGAGTggacacatatatattactcCCATTCACTCATCTTTCTCtaatactctctctctctctctatgtataTTTCTATATCGATGTGCATATTCTTTTCTCtgcctcatcttcttcttcgtttcttactctgtttcttcaaaAAAGAAACTCAATCTTCAGTTTAGTTACGAATATGTATCTGCCTATGGGGTACATCTCTTTTTTCTTAGTATTAACTTTAGATTttgactgaaaaaaaaaaaagattttggaTTCATTATTGATGGGCTCACCGTATAAGTCTTGTGGGCTTCTCTTTGTTTCgtttcaaatattattttcctcaaaaagataatttcttGATAAAGGAAGCAAATCTTGATAAACTTTCAAGAAGTCGAGAAGAAAGTCTCCTCATGATAAAATTCGATTATTGCAGAAACAACAACTGATCTCCGTTTAATGGCGAGCTTGACGATGGAAGAGAAGCAACTGGACTTCAACCGCCCGCTTCTATCAGTTAGACGTCCCGCACACGCTTCAGAGCCCGAGAGCAAACCAAGATCTTCCGATCCAGTAACCAACAAGACCCCTCCTCCTTCTGCTCCACCGGTTTACAAGTCTGATATCAAGTCAGGTCCCGTAAGGAACCCAGGAACCGTCCCTTTCCAATGGGAACACCAGCCGGGAAAACCAAAAGACGAAACCAAACCGGGTTTACAAAGCTTCGTTGAGCCACATTATGTGCCAAAGCCTCCTCCTGGGAGGGGTAGAGAACGACAAGTATCATCAGTGTGGAAGCCTGAAACCAGAGTGGAGGATGCAAAGAGTTGTGATGAACAGGATCTAATGATGGGGAGGTTCTTGCCTGCTGCTAAGGCAAAGGAACCGGTTAAGATGAAACAGAACAAAGCTGGGGATAATCAGATTTGCTTGAGAAGCTCTTTTGGAGTGTTGAATCCTGTTCCGTCTGTGAGGATGCAGGCGCAGAGAGCTGTTTCTGTTCGTCGTATGCGTTCTAAGTATCAAGATAATTCTAATGAGCCTGTCAACGAAGATGAGAGGAAGTTGAGACTAAATGGTTCAGTTGCACAAGGTGGGTCATTAGCAGTTGAAAGCTCTTCTTGCACTTCACGCGCTAAAGTCAGCAGAAACTTTGGTGAGCTCTTGGCTAGTGATGATAATGCATGGAAACCTTCTTCAGAGTCTCCTGTGGCTGAGAAAACTCTGTATGTAGATACTGTGCATTCAGTAGACAAGGAGGTACAAGAAGAGTCCATGGAGCAATCTTTACTTACAGAAGAAGTGAAGAACTTGATTAGACCCGGTGAGGAAAGTGTTATAAGAGATGAGGCTTTCACTGAGTGTACTGATCAAGCTATTGTTGCACTGCCAAAGTCCAATGTGGTAGTGGAGGTTACAAAGGAGAAGATTGATCTTGAAGCCAAGTTTCAGAGAAACACAAGGAATCTTGAAAGTACCAGGCTTCACCAACGTTCAAGTTATCATATTGTGCCACCACCACCATTACCAAAAGCTCCTTCAGATTCTTGGTTGAAGCGTACATTGCCAACAATCCCACCAAAGAACAACTCATTCACTTGGTTACAGTCTATTGGCGCTGATGGTAATAAGATTAATCAAGCAAGTCCCAAGTGGGAAACTATGGTCAAAACCTCCAATGCACAGCAAGGCTTTGTGTGCTTCTCCAAGGTAAAGCTTATGTGTCTTTAATTTTCAAAGTCAATGCTTGCTTGGtcaaatgtgtttttttttttttttagcaaattgATTAGCTTACTTGTTGAACATGTTTTGGTCTTTCAGGAGACACTCAACCCTATACCAGAGGCGTAGCAAGATCTGTATGTTTTCCACACCAACTTACTTGTAAATTTCAACAATAAAGATGGGATGAGCCAATAAAGTTTAGGATTTTTAGTATATATCATGAAATAAAAGGTTCCTAAATGAGAAAAGCTATGAATATAGGTGTGGGTTTGTTTCTTCTTGTTGAAGTAATGTACAGCTAACAGAGATTTTTGTGGCAATAATACTCCATAATACCACGTGACACTGTTTCTTTTGCCCTTCTTTATATGTTATCTACTACTAGTAATAgaccttttttttgttcttttgtaaTTATGTTTCTGAAATGTAGAGCTGAGAAAGTAAACCTGAAGACTGCAGAACTGAATTAAATACATTACCTTAATGGTTACTAGCGCAATTATTGAAAAAAGTTTTGGTGTGAGAAATTCAAATTGATCCCCTTTATAGTGTCATAGAAGGTCTAATATGTTTCAAGAGtaagaaaaagattattaaagaaaagagaggtttctTCATCAGCTAGGTAGACATGAAAGAAACTACTGCTTTAAGAGATGGTTTGTTGATCTTCGTGATTCTTCTATCTTTAACGCTTGTATCCATGGCGGTTTTTACTTGCtccaaagagaagaaaaagaagaaagattcCGGTTGCATTGGTGGCTGCGGTTGTGGCGATGGAGGCggttgtggtggtggtggaggttgtggtggtggtggaggaggctGCTAATCTTACACAAATAAGATATCTCTTGCTCATTAGTTAGTTTCCTTGGTTTTAACTACTAATCCGAACGTACCTAGGCATACGTAATAAGCACACTATGTGcattatctttttattattgAAAGTTATGGCCAATGGCAATATCTATTTGTTGTAGTACCGGATCCTATATCACTAGTATTATTCTACCTCGATATAGTTTTATCGTTTGTATTGCACTAATCATATTATAATTTCCTTTTAACGTCATATTCATGCTCTTCTATAATAGCAAAATAATAAGTTCTTTTAGAATCCAAACCAGTCATCGAGGAGTTgtcattgtttttttcttaatctagaagaatttattattttctcacATTCTCCTTCTCTCAACCCATCAGAATCATCCAATGATCCAAACGAATAGTACTAAAATCAAGAATTGCATAAGAAACTTCATATAAAGAGGTTTTATTAGCTATACGATTGGCACACCGCACACTGGTTGTCTTGTCTCCCTTTGAAAGTGATAGTGCGCCGAATGAATCTTTATCTAGTAGGAGTATCTTCTATTTTCTTGGAATAAATTTAAGCTTTAAACATAACTATAGATCGCTCAAACTAAATTT
It encodes the following:
- the BNAA05G11690D gene encoding uncharacterized protein BNAA05G11690D, with product MASLTMEEKQLDFNRPLLSVRRPAHASEPESKPRSSDPVTNKTPPPSAPPVYKSDIKSGPVRNPGTVPFQWEHQPGKPKDETKPGLQSFVEPHYVPKPPPGRGRERQVSSVWKPETRVEDAKSCDEQDLMMGRFLPAAKAKEPVKMKQNKAGDNQICLRSSFGVLNPVPSVRMQAQRAVSVRRMRSKYQDNSNEPVNEDERKLRLNGSVAQGGSLAVESSSCTSRAKVSRNFGELLASDDNAWKPSSESPVAEKTLYVDTVHSVDKEVQEESMEQSLLTEEVKNLIRPGEESVIRDEAFTECTDQAIVALPKSNVVVEVTKEKIDLEAKFQRNTRNLESTRLHQRSSYHIVPPPPLPKAPSDSWLKRTLPTIPPKNNSFTWLQSIGADGNKINQASPKWETMVKTSNAQQGFVCFSKETLNPIPEA